Proteins from one Porites lutea chromosome 3, jaPorLute2.1, whole genome shotgun sequence genomic window:
- the LOC140930604 gene encoding sperm microtubule inner protein 11-like, whose amino-acid sequence MAFFNLTRLGLQDPIKSAVTKPGTASAPGGDLDTAKSTAAAASRHASLKEPVYPNSEANGSHVKYTTRLHKHIRPKLGPNEIYHTQITTNINYSYWMKDGVQQESWTQNDHHPRVNSEMTRFVDEMTLTNREFTLF is encoded by the exons ATGGCTTTCTTCAACTTAACACGGCTGGGACTACAGGACCCTATAAAGTCTGCAGTCACTAAACCGGGAACAGCTTCTGCACCAGGCGGAGATCTTGATACAGCGAAATCAACAGCTGCGGCAGCGTCAAGACACGCCAGTCTCAAAGAGCCGGTCTATCCAAACTCGGAAGCGAATGGATCTCACGTAAAATACACTACCCGTCTACACAAACACATTCGACCTAAATTGG gACCAAATGAAATATACCACACCCAAATAACAACAAATATAAATTACAGTTATTGGATGAAAGATGGAGTCCAACAAGAATCATGGACACAGAATGATCATCATCCAAGAGTCAATAGTGAAATGACAAG ATTTGTTGATGAAATGACACTTACCAACAGAGAGTTCACGTTATTTTAA
- the LOC140929425 gene encoding phosphatidate cytidylyltransferase, mitochondrial-like — translation MADSHDDFLKKIVARFPSGISLAFAYGSGIFSQKGNVSSKNMLDFVFVLEDADQWHKTNLNLHSHHYSFVRRFGSNAVVSLQDRFGARMYYNTLVPMEGRVIKYGTISRENFLLDLNEWQWLYLSGRLHKPVKILQRGDDAVVLSALKGNLYSAVNVALLSLPEFFTEEELFLSIAGLSFAGDFRMIVGENKNKVQNIVGPNIEPFRDLYNPILLKSNEIHFNSSSRKYHQNQEINMIFSRLKSLPRNLLQFVVSSVISKEVKASLIEEALYDTSKDIVNCSQVVRKGITSIVRKSSISQSIKGVITAGGHKTLIYSTQKINKMLRGIFRG, via the coding sequence ATGGCGGACTCACATGAtgattttctaaagaaaattgTGGCTCGTTTTCCGTCCGGAATTTCCCTTGCTTTCGCTTATGGCTCCGGAATATTTTCCCAGAAAGGAAATGTGTCTTCAAAGAACATGTTGGACTTTGTTTTTGTCCTCGAAGACGCTGATCAATGGCATAAAACTAATCTGAATCTCCATTCACACCACTACTCTTTCGTCAGACGTTTTGGCTCCAATGCTGTGGTTTCATTGCAAGATAGATTCGGTGCACGAATGTATTACAATACTCTGGTGCCAATGGAGGGGAGAGTTATTAAATATGGGACTATCAGTCGCGAGAATTTTCTTCTTGATCTTAACGAATGGCAGTGGTTATATCTCTCTGGGCGACTTCACAAACCAGTCAAAATCTTACAACGAGGAGATGACGCAGTTGTTTTGTCAGCTTTGAAGGGGAATTTATACAGCGCTGTCAACGTGGCGCTCCTGAGCCTTCCAGAGTTCTTTACAGAAGAAGAGCTTTTCTTAAGCATCGCGGGTTTGTCATTTGCGGGAGATTTCAGAATGATTGTgggagaaaacaaaaataaagtacaGAACATTGTTGGTCCAAATATTGAACCTTTTAGAGATCTTTACAACCCAATTCTTTTGAagtcaaatgaaattcattttaacTCTTCATCTCGTAAATATCACCAGAATCAAGAAATAAACATGATATTTTCTCGCTTGAAGTCGTTACCCCGAAATTTATTACAGTTTGTAGTCTCGAGTGTCATTAGCAAAGAAGTCAAGGCGTCTTTAATTGAAGAAGCATTATATGATACTTCTAAAGATATAGTCAATTGTTCACAGGTAGTTAGAAAAGGTATCACTTCTATTGTTAGGAAATCTAGTATCTCACAGAGCATCAAAGGAGTTATTACTGCAGGAGGCCACAAAACCTTGATCTACAGTACTCAAAAGATAAATAAGATGCTAAGAGGGATTTTCAGGGGATAG
- the LOC140929426 gene encoding uncharacterized protein — MAKLESFVYVALLCFATSFSFYIDPIAPQYYTLPEVARSAIPHAVARLEQADPRLSQLLMAKKQALRITNDINSEIQAILRDNVYRRTFDGGVETDSNGEPFLNLRPTNRLSAIIGAQGGTWFPGPSGVGMTGSRMLGGQADYISRLSQVTGFRRTQEQLRLPVQTGTVGPSSALLQRALAFRNMNSQIASPPQSQVVPLRQMPIGQQPIEQANQISARTFTPATAQSTTDPSDEIEKLGNPKEFDEKCAVLKLTFEKSNGAMVFDDSPQRNDAKLKGDVHVSKDETDLGQSVVFGNNGKIVLQNGFKGKPKKSVAISMWVKLNYVKGKVPLITATDENNFVRYDLLLHNGKGEWIHRGDSGRELFHVQSSSSDVTAGEWHNIVGSYDSRSRTASLWVDGKEVSKQDGVSGMLSQKWNKLIIFGAKSRGDMDNVFMFRCPLDKTKIVALYVSDASHKDVKKD, encoded by the exons ATGGCGAAACTTGAAAGCTTCGTATACGTAGCTCTTCTCTGTTTTGCGACATCCTTCTCGTTCTATATTGATCCAATCGCCCCTCAGTATTACACGCTGCCCGAGGTTGCACGATCCGCCATTCCGCATGCGGTCGCTCGTTTGGAACAAGCAGACCCGCGACTATCTCAGTTGCTGATGGCAAAGAAGCAAGCTCTTAGAATAACGAATGATATAAATTCGGAAATTCAAGCAATTCTGCGGGATAACGTTTATCGTAGGACATTTGATGGTGGGGTCGAAACAGATTCAAACGGAGAACCATTCCTGAACCTCAGACCAACCAATCGTCTGTCCGCAATTATCGGAGCACAGGGCGGGACCTGGTTCCCAGGCCCCTCTGGTGTAGGTATGACCGGAAGTCGCATGCTTGGGGGACAAGCGGATTACATAAGTCGATTAAGCCAGGTTACAGGTTTTCGTAGAACCCAGGAACAATTACGGTTACCAGTCCAGACAGGGACAGTAGGCCCATCATCGGCACTGCTACAAAGAGCCCTGGCGTTTAGAAACATGAACTCTCAAATAGCTAGCCCACCTCAGAGTCAAGTAGTACCCTTGAGGCAGATGCCTATAGGACAGCAACCCATAGAGCAGGCTAATCAAATCAGTGCACGAACTTTCACACCGGCAACAGCTCAATCAACAACAGATCCTTCCGATGAAATAGAGA AACTTGGAAATCCTAAAGAATTTGATGAAAAGTGTGCAGTGCTTAAACTGACATTTGAAAAATCAAACGGGGCTATGGTGTTTGATGATTCTCCACAAAGGAACGATGCGAAGCTTAAGGGAGATGTCCACGTATCAAAAGACGAAACGGATCTCGGGCAATCCGTTGTTTTTGGGAACAACGGTAAAATTGTCCTTCAAAATGGCTTCAAGGGAAAACCGAAGAAATCTGTGGCAATATCAATGTGGGTGAAATTAAATTACGTGAAAGGAAAGGTGCCACTTATAACAGCAACCGacgaaaataattttgttcgcTATGATCTTCTTCTGCACAATGGCAAGGGTGAGTGGATTCACAGAGGGGATTCTGGGCGAGAGCTCTTTCATGTACAGTCCAGTTCCTCGGATGTAACCGCTGGCGAATGGCATAACATCGTGGGCAGCTATGACTCCCGGTCCAGGACCGCGTCACTGTGGGTTGATGGGAAGGAAGTGAGCAAACAAGATGGTGTCAGCGGTATGCTGTCACAAAAATGGAATAAACTGATCATTTTTGGAGCCAAATCTCGTGGAGACATGGATAACGTATTTATGTTCAGGTGTCCTTTGGACAAAACTAAAATCGTGGCTTTGTACGTGTCTGACGCGTCTCACAAAGACGTTAAAAAGGATTAA
- the LOC140929427 gene encoding coiled-coil domain-containing protein 12-like, whose product MAAVEGSLEEEALKRKERLKAMRKKSGVSDEQASNEIDHSRGEKRPLDDRSEPAPPSRLIKFRNYMPKDDSLKEKKIPNTKPLSVDDEVKEHLEKAKAEKVIEEVDLANLAPRKPDWDLKRDVAKKLEKLEKRTQKAIVELIRDRLQQGEDLAAAVNAAASEQNYEAE is encoded by the exons atggcggctGTAGAAGGCAGTTTGGAGGAAGAAGCTCTGAAACGAAAAGAGCGGCTTAAAGCGATGCGAAAGAAAAGTGGAGTATCAGATGAACAG GCTTCCAACGAAATCGATCACTCAAGAGGAGAAAAAAGACCATTGGATGATAGATCAGAACCCGC GCCTCCCTCAAGACTGATAAAGTTTAGGAATTACATGCCGAAAGATGATTcgttaaaggagaaaaaaataccgAATACAAAACCCCTTTCAG TTGATGATGAAGTAAAGGAACACCTTGAAAAGGCCAAAGCTGAGAAAGTCATAGAAGAAGTG GATCTGGCCAACTTGGCACCAAGGAAACCTGACTG GGACTTAAAGCGTGATGTTGcaaagaaactggaaaaattAGAAAAGAGGACCCAGAAGGCAATAGTTGAACTCATAC GAGACAGATTACAACAAGGAGAAGATCTTGCTGCAGCAGTAAATGCGGCTGCATCCGAACAAAACTATGAAGCAGAGTGA